One Pleuronectes platessa chromosome 9, fPlePla1.1, whole genome shotgun sequence genomic region harbors:
- the LOC128447980 gene encoding protein SPO16 homolog gives MTTHREAPVWKTTVIVSTSLQNHDTVRMLMAQQHRIRSSDSVEAGAFIFPLSGTAFLLVDPQDLPVHFEESGIIEKIKKFMQVHRNSFLLLYTPFTGKKELEILSEIQCRFFGSNLRILPVRNNAEVVEGMLTIAKATSKPHVDNICERLSQAQTHIVDSSPVWQMLRDKL, from the exons atgacaacacacagagaagcgcCAGTCTGGAAAACCACGGTGATAGTCAGCACATCTCTTCAG AACCATGATACAGTCAGGATGCTGATGGCACAACAGCACCGAATCAGATCATCGGATAGCGTTGAGGCTGGAGcctttatttttcctctgtcaG GTACTGCGTTTCTGTTGGTGGATCCCCAAGACCTACCAGTCCACTTTGAGGAGTCAGGAATCATTGAGAAGATAAAAAAGTTTATGCAAGTACACCGCAACAGCTTTCTACTTCTATACACACCCTTTACTGGGAAAAAGGAACTGGAGATCTTGTCAGAGATTCAGTGCAG atTCTTTGGCAGCAATCTCAGGATTCTGCCCGTCAGAAACAATGCTGAGGTCGTTGAAGGAATGTTGACAATCGCCAAG GCCACCAGTAAGCCCCATGTAGACAACATCTGTGAACGCTTGTCTCAGGCTCAGACTCACATCGTCGACAGCAGTCCTGTGTGGCAGATGCTTAGAGACAAACTCTGA
- the LOC128448471 gene encoding LOW QUALITY PROTEIN: glomulin-like (The sequence of the model RefSeq protein was modified relative to this genomic sequence to represent the inferred CDS: substituted 2 bases at 2 genomic stop codons) yields MMNEDQVNDMIQTWRDTPEKDLTPDDFQWFKNLGCACVTGGDCAQLLKCIQDEKNQEIVKSMGCVLLEPLINGIVKKEKGLYHCQAAITHLTQTCRADELLQSLLGLIEDIHPGAISETIMVLVPYFQTVLLRLDARKAACVGLVLSALQRQLSRLPVPYTQQQEEADEFGLCRCYSALAEFTRSIVEEMKRKDGDCDTAEDEELRTELLKFCLRSLRDPLLEAELNRDRKSSLWLFAMEIMVTLPVIQVSLSELLFFNSPKKSPLADNSQLNEARACLAYLLFVQRINIDSFPAVYSPVFILRCNVEYISQLLSSKKESHLLKGLALFTKSLQSVQDNALPVSLLELKSFYSALQNLRQLLIECPLQHLRTSGLQVLQLFINKLDPEAKHKFFRCMLKTGNHAGVESYVVKNIKNQVEVSMEPGNHNKWFLGEEFLSLLGLVLCFPQGAETDLLHSMDRIMESLNLLRFLLIKDKVLWSQVSQCHSKLTQLFCQAHLVNTESXXSTDLLLFPQTDVWEELVRIKDEYLKMLRVCISMSRAYYSAELKALREDLKLKVKEARESARSSTLVKRITVKHQDVSNMSPEVKHQVLQSALVTFDLMESLIFRIEEIAEEKRKIPN; encoded by the exons AGAGATACTCCAGAGAAAGATTTGACGCCAGACGACTTCCAGTGGTTCAAGAATTTGGGATGTGCGTGTGTCACCGGGGGCGACTGTGCACAGCTACTGAAATGTATCCAGGATGAGAAGAACCAG GAGATTGTGAAGTCTATGGGCTGTGTTCTCTTGGAACCTCTGATAAATGGAATagtaaaaaaagagaagggtCTTTATCACTGCCAGGCTGCCATCACTCATCTGACCCAG acTTGCAGGGCAGACGAGCTCCTGCAGAGTTTGCTTGGACTGATTGAAGACATTCATCCTGGTGCCATTTCTGAGACCATCATGGTTCTAGTTCCATATTTTCAAACAG TGTTGCTGCGGCTGGATGCCAGAAAGGCAGCCTGCGTGGGCCTGGTTCTGTCTGCCCTGCAGAGGCAGCTTTCCCGGCTGCCGGTGCCTTAcacccagcagcaggaggaggctgaTGAGTTCGGACTGTGTCGCTGCTACTCCGCACTGGCTGAGTTCACAAGGTCGATTgttgaggagatgaagaggaaagaTGGAGACTGTGACACTGCTGaagatgaggagctgaggactGAGCTTCTCAAGTT CTGCCTGAGGAGTTTGAGAGATCCTTTGCTGGAGGCCGAACTAAACCGAGACAGGAAATCGTCACTGTGGCTCTTTGCAATGGAGATAATG GTCACACTACCTGTGATCCAAGTGTCCCTCTCTGAGCTCCTGTTCTTCAACTCTCCGAAGAAAAGCCCCCTGGCGGACAACAGTCAGTTGAACGAAGCGAGAGCCTGTCTGGCTTATCTGCTGTTTGTCCAGCGCATCAACATAGACAGCTTTCCAGCAGTTTACAG tcccgtGTTTATTCTACGGTGCAACGTGGAATACATCAGTCAACTTCTCAGCAG CAAAAAAGAATCCCACTTGCTTAAAGGCCTG GCACTGTTTACTAAAAGCTTGCAGAGCGTGCAGGACAATGCACTTCCAGTGAGTCTACTGGAGCTGAAGAGCTTCTACAGTGCACTACAG AACCTGCGGCAGCTACTGATTGAATGTCCACTGCAACATTTG AGAACATCAGGACTACAGGTTCTTCAGCTCTTCATCAATAAACTGGATCCTGAGGCAAAGCACAAGTTTTTCAG GTGTATGTTAAAAACAGGCAACCATGCAGGTGTAGAGAGTTATGTAGTGAAGAACATCAAGAATCAAGTGGAAGTTTCCATGGAG CCTGGTAACCACAATAAATGGTTCCTGGGAGAGGAGTTTCTCTCACTGCTGGGACTGGTGCTGTGTTTTCCACAAGGTGCTGAGACAGATCTGCTCCATAGTATGGAcag GATAATGGAAAGTTTAAATCTTCTACGCTTTCTCCTCATCAAAGACAAAGTACTGTGGAGCCAAGTAAGTCAGTGTCATTCAAAGCTTACCCAACTCTTCTGTCAAGCCCACCTGGTTAACACAGAGAGCTGATGATCTACTGATCTGCTCCTTTTCCCTCAGACAGATGTGTGGGAGGAGCTGGTCAGAATCAAAGATGAATACCTGAAAATGCTGCGTGTGTGTATCAGCATGTCAAGAGCATATTATTCTGCTGAACTTAAGGCACTGAGGGAGGATCTAAAGCTAAAAGTCAAAG AAGCCAGAGAATCTGCCAGATCCAGCACATTAGTCAAACGCATCACAGTGAAACATCAGGATGTGTCCAATATGTCCCCCGAGGTCAAGCACCAG GTGTTGCAGAGCGCtttggtgacctttgacctgatgGAGAGTCTTATTTTCCGCATTGAAGAGATCGCAGAGGAAAAGCGAAAGATTCCAAACTAA